In a genomic window of Syngnathus typhle isolate RoL2023-S1 ecotype Sweden linkage group LG4, RoL_Styp_1.0, whole genome shotgun sequence:
- the LOC133152865 gene encoding very-long-chain (3R)-3-hydroxyacyl-CoA dehydratase-like, with protein MQENSVAMQVLTPRVYWAQRHAEIYLRVELSDTKNLEINTQDNTIHFRAQGHGAKGDNEYKFILDLLEPIRPEIEYKSIERQVDIKIKKQKARWWDRLTLQEKKPVFLAHDFNRWLDESDAETELQARELAKFIRITVDSRDRRDPNLGLKRGYLFMYNLVQFLGFSWIFVNLSVRLFILGQDSFKDTFHSTADVMYFCQMMAVLEVINPLLGLVKTGFFPAMIQVAGRNVILFVIFGCLEEMQSKPIVFLVFYLWSTIEVFRYLFHMLACIGTKWKLLTWLRYSLWIPLYPLGVIAEAVAVIQSLPIFEETRLFSLHLPPLLGHYLSFSYTLQLYLVLMFLGLFINFRYLYKQRRRRFRSRKRKVH; from the exons ATGCAAGAGAACTCGGTTGCAATGCAAGTCCTCACGCCTCGAGTTTACTGGGCTCAGCGGCATGCAGAGATTTATCTCCGAGTGGAGCTGAGCGATACCAAG AATCTTGAAATCAACACGCAAGACAACACAATTCACTTTCGAG CACAAGGTCATGGGGCTAAAGGAGACAATGAATACAAGTTTATTTTGGACCTTTTGGAACCTATCCGACCTGAG ATTGAATATAAGTCAATCGAGCGTCAGGTCGACATCAAAATCAAGAAGCAAAAAGCGCGCTGGTGGGACCGTCTGACGCTGCAGGAGAAGAAGCCCGTGTTTCTGGCTCATGACTTCAACCGCTGGCTGGATGAATCTGATGCTGAGACAGAGCTTCAGGCAAGG gaattAGCAAAGTTCATTAGGATAACAGTGGATTCAAGAGATCGTAGAGATC CAAACCTGGGTCTGAAGAGAGGCTACTTATTTATGTACAATCTGGTGCAGTTCCTTGGATTCTCCTGGATCTTCGTCAACTTGTCCGTTCGACTCTTCATTCTTGGTCAAG ATTCATTTAAAGATACCTTCCACTCCACAGCTGATGTGATGTACTTTTGCCAGATGATGGCCGTTCTGGAGGTGATCAACCCCTTGTTAGGCCTGGTAAAGACGGGCTTTTTTCCTGCCATGATTCAG GTCGCAGGGAGgaatgtcattttatttgtcaTCTTCGGCTGCTTGGAAGAGATGCAGAGCAAACCTATTGTCTTTTTGGTGTTTTACCTGTGGAGCACCATTGAAGTCTTCAG GTACCTTTTCCACATGCTGGCCTGCATAGGCACTAAGTGGAAGCTGTTGACGTGGCTCAGGTACAGCCTTTGGATCCCACTGTACCCACTTGGGGTTATCGCGGAAG CGGTGGCTGTGATCCAGTCACTCCCCATCTTTGAGGAAACACGTTTGTTCAGCCTCCACCTGCCTCCGCTTTTGGGACACTACTTAAGCTTTTCATACACTCTGCAGCTCTACTTGGTTCTCATGTTTCTGG GACTCTTCATCAATTTCCGATATCTATACAAACAGAGGAGGAGACGCTTTCGATCaaggaaaaggaaagttcaCTAA